The Gammaproteobacteria bacterium genome includes a region encoding these proteins:
- a CDS encoding M1 family metallopeptidase, which translates to METTNEPPFEDKFRQLEEILPTPNAYRNAAGQPGHAYWQQQVDYSIEVTLDEEKQRISATQTVTYHNNSPDTLTWLWLHLDQNRFRDDSIAEMSRTFENPPAAAAGQDDAAQISLGNLRRLQYMDDEDLGFEISAVTDGNGRPMPHVIVGTLMRVDLAAPLATGEQTEFNVDFAYNIVHGSAFRARGGYEHFPDDARTDGNHIFAIAQWFPRLAAYTDYEGWTNKEFLGSGEFTLEFGDYDVAITVPADHIVSATGELTNGGEVLTAEQQARLRQAETAERPVFIVTPDEARENERDGASGTATWRFSAKNVRDFAWASSRKFIWDAKGMRQPGAEQEQVMAMSFYPKEGGTLWSDYSTEVVIHALEVYTRFTFDYPYPTAQSVSVGFLGGMEYPMITFNGPRTTLRDDGSRTYTLGDKRFLIGVIIHEIGHFFFPMIVNSDERQWTWMDEGLNSYLDAVAGREWDPEINWAVEPRDMTDYMTSTDQVPIMTQADSLLQVGPNAYGKPTAALNILRETVLGRELFDFAMKEYARRWKFKRPTPADFFRTMEEASGVDLDWFWRGWFYTTDHVDISLDRVYEMRLDTEDPDVDYARLREIEESEPPSVFVEKNRAEGRRTWVERNPDVRDFYDENDEFTVTDVERKRYEEFLAGLEDWERATLERAVDEDLNYYILEFSNLGGLVMPILLEVTYAGGSQERINLPAETWRRAAHGVKKLLVSPEKISSIVVDPKWETADADIENNYYPSRMIPSRIEGIKMPPSGNLADRDIMHNVRSAEED; encoded by the coding sequence ATGGAGACCACGAACGAGCCGCCGTTCGAGGACAAGTTCCGGCAGCTTGAGGAAATACTTCCGACCCCCAACGCCTACCGCAACGCCGCCGGACAACCCGGCCACGCGTACTGGCAGCAGCAGGTGGACTACTCGATTGAGGTAACGCTGGACGAGGAGAAGCAGCGCATCTCCGCCACCCAGACCGTGACCTATCACAACAACTCGCCCGACACGCTTACCTGGCTGTGGCTGCACCTGGACCAGAACCGGTTCCGCGACGATTCGATCGCGGAAATGAGCCGTACCTTCGAGAATCCTCCCGCGGCAGCCGCAGGGCAGGACGATGCCGCGCAGATCAGCCTCGGCAACCTGCGCCGGCTGCAGTACATGGACGACGAGGACCTGGGGTTCGAAATCAGCGCGGTGACCGACGGCAACGGCCGGCCGATGCCGCACGTGATCGTGGGCACCCTGATGCGGGTGGACCTTGCGGCGCCGTTGGCGACCGGCGAACAGACCGAGTTCAACGTCGATTTCGCCTACAACATCGTGCACGGCTCCGCATTTCGGGCGCGGGGCGGCTATGAGCACTTTCCCGACGACGCCCGCACCGACGGGAACCACATCTTCGCAATTGCGCAGTGGTTCCCGCGCCTGGCCGCCTACACCGACTACGAGGGCTGGACCAACAAGGAGTTTCTCGGTTCGGGCGAATTCACGCTGGAATTCGGCGACTACGACGTGGCCATCACGGTGCCCGCGGACCACATCGTCTCGGCCACCGGAGAACTGACCAACGGCGGGGAAGTGCTGACGGCCGAACAGCAGGCGCGGCTCAGGCAGGCCGAAACCGCCGAACGGCCGGTCTTCATCGTCACGCCCGACGAGGCGCGCGAGAACGAGCGCGACGGCGCCTCCGGCACCGCCACCTGGCGTTTCTCCGCGAAGAACGTGCGCGATTTCGCCTGGGCCTCGTCGCGCAAGTTCATCTGGGACGCGAAGGGCATGCGGCAGCCCGGCGCCGAGCAGGAACAGGTCATGGCCATGTCCTTCTATCCCAAGGAAGGCGGGACGCTCTGGTCGGACTATTCCACCGAGGTCGTGATTCACGCGCTTGAGGTTTACACGCGGTTCACTTTCGACTACCCGTATCCGACCGCCCAGTCCGTGAGCGTGGGATTCCTCGGCGGCATGGAATACCCCATGATCACCTTCAACGGCCCGCGGACCACCTTGCGGGACGACGGATCGCGCACCTACACCCTCGGCGACAAGCGCTTCCTTATCGGCGTGATCATTCACGAAATCGGCCATTTCTTCTTCCCGATGATCGTGAACTCCGACGAGCGCCAGTGGACCTGGATGGACGAAGGCCTGAACAGCTACCTCGACGCCGTGGCCGGGCGCGAGTGGGACCCGGAGATCAACTGGGCGGTAGAACCGCGCGACATGACCGACTACATGACCTCGACCGATCAGGTGCCAATCATGACCCAGGCCGACAGCCTGCTGCAGGTGGGCCCCAATGCCTACGGCAAACCGACGGCCGCGCTCAATATCCTGCGGGAAACGGTTCTCGGCCGCGAGCTGTTCGACTTCGCCATGAAGGAATACGCCCGCCGCTGGAAATTCAAGCGGCCGACGCCGGCCGATTTTTTCCGCACGATGGAAGAAGCCTCGGGCGTGGACCTGGACTGGTTCTGGCGCGGCTGGTTCTACACTACCGACCACGTCGACATCTCGCTCGACCGCGTCTATGAAATGCGTCTGGATACCGAAGATCCGGACGTGGACTACGCTCGGCTTCGCGAGATAGAGGAGTCAGAGCCGCCGTCCGTATTCGTCGAGAAGAACCGGGCGGAGGGAAGGCGCACCTGGGTGGAGAGAAACCCGGACGTGCGCGACTTCTACGATGAGAACGACGAGTTCACGGTCACCGATGTGGAACGCAAGCGCTACGAGGAATTCCTGGCGGGGCTTGAGGACTGGGAGCGCGCCACCCTGGAAAGGGCGGTGGACGAGGACCTCAATTACTACATCCTCGAGTTTTCCAATCTCGGCGGGCTTGTCATGCCCATCCTTCTCGAAGTTACCTACGCGGGCGGCAGCCAGGAGCGGATCAATCTGCCGGCCGAGACCTGGCGGCGCGCGGCGCACGGCGTGAAGAAACTGCTTGTATCGCCGGAGAAGATCAGCAGCATCGTGGTGGACCCGAAGTGGGAGACTGCCGACGCGGACATCGAGAACAACTACTATCCCAGCCGCATGATTCCGTCGCGGATCGAGGGTATCAAAATGCCGCCTTCCGGAAACCTTGCCGACCGCGACATCATGCACAACGTCAGGAGCGCGGAGGAGGATTAA
- a CDS encoding class I SAM-dependent methyltransferase, giving the protein MSHSVKQHLGLETEVYDRTIRTWIPGYEQALRRAAREIARVQPRRVLDLGAGTGALSEAILDQTATATVVLLDLDEEMLAQARVRLKRFGERARFRRQSFLDPLPQCDAVAASLALHHVPAMTEKTQLYKRILKALPPAGVLVNADVTMPAGEPRRSEDHAKWAAHLVSCGIGEDRAYEHFREWAGEDTYFPLEIELEAMTEAGFDAACIWRDIPNTLMIGRKP; this is encoded by the coding sequence ATGAGTCACTCGGTAAAGCAGCATCTCGGACTGGAGACTGAGGTCTACGACCGGACCATACGCACCTGGATTCCCGGTTACGAGCAGGCGCTGAGACGGGCCGCCCGGGAGATCGCACGCGTTCAACCGCGCCGGGTGCTGGACCTCGGCGCCGGGACCGGCGCACTATCCGAAGCCATACTGGATCAGACTGCAACGGCCACGGTCGTATTGCTTGACCTGGACGAGGAAATGCTTGCCCAGGCCCGGGTGCGGCTGAAGCGCTTCGGTGAAAGGGCTCGTTTTCGCCGCCAATCGTTTCTTGATCCCCTTCCGCAATGCGATGCGGTCGCGGCGTCGCTGGCGCTTCACCATGTGCCGGCCATGACGGAGAAGACGCAACTCTACAAGCGGATCCTGAAAGCGCTTCCGCCGGCCGGCGTGCTGGTCAATGCCGACGTCACGATGCCGGCGGGCGAGCCCCGGCGCAGCGAAGACCACGCGAAGTGGGCGGCGCATCTTGTCTCATGCGGCATCGGGGAGGACCGCGCCTACGAGCACTTCAGGGAGTGGGCCGGCGAGGACACGTATTTCCCGCTGGAAATCGAGCTTGAGGCCATGACCGAGGCCGGCTTTGACGCTGCCTGCATCTGGCGGGACATTCCGAACACGCTGATGATCGGACGCAAGCCCTGA
- a CDS encoding RNA pyrophosphohydrolase — MLSREGEKHVAPEQDIIDHKGYRRGVGIVVWDGRDRVLLARRSDRRGWQFPQGGVRQGEPPRDAMYRELKEELGLDPSQVREVARMGRWVSYKLPPRYQRSRAPRCIGQKQLWWLLRLTCADERVRPDLAEEPEFDDWSWVDYWHPAEEVVFFKRSVYRQVLEEFGERVGLRATVNMR; from the coding sequence ATTCTTTCGCGTGAAGGGGAGAAACACGTGGCGCCAGAGCAGGACATCATCGACCACAAGGGCTATCGGCGGGGCGTCGGCATCGTCGTCTGGGACGGCCGCGACCGGGTTTTGCTGGCGCGCCGCAGCGACCGTCGCGGCTGGCAGTTTCCCCAGGGCGGCGTTCGGCAGGGGGAACCGCCCCGGGACGCCATGTACCGCGAACTGAAGGAAGAACTGGGGCTGGATCCGTCGCAGGTACGGGAAGTGGCGCGCATGGGCCGGTGGGTAAGCTACAAGCTGCCGCCCAGGTACCAGCGTTCGCGCGCGCCGCGCTGTATCGGACAGAAACAGCTCTGGTGGCTGTTGAGGCTCACCTGCGCGGACGAGCGCGTTCGTCCCGACCTCGCCGAAGAGCCCGAATTCGACGATTGGAGCTGGGTGGATTACTGGCATCCCGCCGAGGAAGTCGTGTTCTTCAAGCGTTCCGTTTACCGGCAGGTTCTGGAGGAATTCGGGGAGCGCGTCGGCCTGCGGGCGACGGTGAACATGCGGTAA